From one Bos javanicus breed banteng chromosome 15, ARS-OSU_banteng_1.0, whole genome shotgun sequence genomic stretch:
- the LOC133226758 gene encoding olfactory receptor 51H1-like encodes MWSFNHTVSNWPTFSFIGIPGLEAAQIWISIPFCLLYLLALMGNALLLILVKAEHNLHEPQFYFLAVLALTDLGLSLSTMPSVLAIFWFNVHSIGLDACLTQMFFIHTLSSVESGVLVAMAFDRLVAICAPLNYTRILTHSTVAYLSGAAVIRGATLVAPLPFLLRTFPFCGANILSHSYCYYPDMLNLACGDIIFSGVYGLVFVLFTFAVDVVFILVSYMKILATVIKLGNQDRNWKSLHTCACHLCTVFVFYLPLISLAVLHHYTQNTSPILFTSMSNAYLLMTPLLNPLVYSLKSRQIQAALRKRFWVQRIIAGE; translated from the coding sequence ATGTGGTCTTTTAATCACACTGTTTCTAATTGGCCCACCTTCTCCTTCATTGGTATACCTGGTCTGGAGGCTGCCCAAATatggatttccattcccttctgtctcctgtatctcctagcCCTTATGGGAAATGCTCTTCTGCTTATCCTGGTTAAAGCAGAACATAATCTTCATGAACCTCAgttctattttttggctgtgctggccctTACTGACCTAGGCCTTTCATTGTCTACAATGCCTAGTGTCTTGGCTATCTTCTGGTTCAATGTCCACTCCATCGGCCTGGATGCCTGCTTAACCCAGATGTTCTTcatccacaccctctcctcagTAGAATCAGGTGTCCTGGTAGCCATGGCTTTTGACCGCTTGGTAGCTATCTGTGCTCCACTGAACTACACCAGGATCCTGACGCACTCTACTGTCGCCTACCTTAGTGGAGCTGCTGTCATACGCGGTGCCACCCTGGTGGCCCCTCTGCCTTTCCTCCTCAGGACCTTTCCTTTTTGTGGGGCCAATATCCTCTCACACTCTTATTGCTACTACCCTGATATGCTGAACTTGGCCTGTGGGGACATCATTTTTAGCGGTGTCTATGGATTGGTGTTTGTACTCTTCACATTTGCAGTAGATGTTGTCTTCATCTTAGTTTCATACATGAAGATCTTGGCCACTGTTATAAAGCTGGGGAATCAAGACAGAAACTGGAAATCACTGCATACCTGTGCCTGTCACCTATGCACAGTATTTGTGTTTTACCTGCCCCTCATCAGCTTGGCAGTGCTGCATCACTACACCCAGAACACTTCCCCGATTCTATTCACCAGCATGAGTAATGCCTACCTCCTCATGACACCACTGCTCAACCCTCTTGTCTACAGTCTCAAATCCAGGCAGATCCAGGCTGCTCTGCGCAAGCGATTTTGGGTTCAACGTATTATTGCTGGAGAATGA